From one Tsukamurella tyrosinosolvens genomic stretch:
- a CDS encoding DHA2 family efflux MFS transporter permease subunit, whose product MTVSNEAVATRPMRALIATLVLGAFAPILDTTMLTIAVHTLVVDLHTDVATIQWVSTAYLLALVVSIPLCGWLDARLGGRRTWLAALAVFAAGSALCALSWSPMSLVAFRTLQGAAAGVLMTNMQTIAVRAAGGGSVARVTAALGVPIALGPLIGPVLGGALLHWADWRWMFAINVPLCVAAVVAALRVLPDDAPVAGSAPPLDRTGLALLAPGIVLTFYGLAELAGAGASVGVLLAVGVGAALIAAFGAHALRVGDRALVRVRLLRIPTVAASTLAGLVVGGALMGTMFLLPLYWQTVRGDGALATALLLAPQAVGAFVPRFFVGGLVDRFGPRPVAVSALALMAAATVPFAFVTAGTSPVVLALVLFVRGLGLGAVLVPILSSAYTGLSRDQFPHASMFTRGAQQLGGAIGVAAVAVVLQAGLAHGPADAALHPAFWVMAVVTALGVVPALRLPGRADRTG is encoded by the coding sequence ATGACTGTATCTAATGAAGCGGTGGCGACGCGACCCATGCGCGCGCTCATCGCGACGCTGGTCCTCGGTGCGTTCGCCCCGATCCTGGACACGACGATGCTGACCATCGCGGTGCACACACTGGTCGTCGACCTGCACACCGACGTCGCGACGATCCAGTGGGTGAGCACGGCGTACCTGCTCGCGCTCGTCGTCTCGATTCCACTCTGCGGCTGGCTCGACGCGCGCCTCGGCGGACGACGGACGTGGCTCGCGGCGCTCGCCGTCTTCGCCGCCGGTTCCGCGCTGTGCGCGCTGAGCTGGAGTCCGATGAGTCTCGTCGCGTTCCGCACGCTGCAGGGCGCCGCGGCCGGGGTGCTCATGACGAACATGCAGACGATCGCGGTGCGCGCGGCGGGCGGCGGCTCCGTCGCGCGGGTCACCGCGGCGCTGGGGGTGCCCATCGCCCTCGGGCCGCTCATCGGGCCCGTCCTGGGCGGCGCGCTGCTGCACTGGGCCGACTGGCGCTGGATGTTCGCGATCAACGTGCCGCTGTGCGTCGCCGCCGTCGTCGCGGCGCTGCGGGTCCTGCCCGACGACGCGCCGGTGGCGGGGAGTGCTCCGCCGCTCGACCGCACCGGTTTGGCGCTGCTCGCGCCGGGGATCGTCCTCACGTTCTACGGACTCGCCGAACTGGCAGGGGCCGGCGCGTCGGTCGGCGTCCTCCTGGCGGTGGGGGTGGGAGCGGCGCTGATCGCGGCGTTCGGGGCGCACGCGCTGCGGGTCGGCGATCGCGCGCTCGTGCGCGTGCGGCTGCTCCGGATCCCGACCGTCGCCGCGTCGACGCTGGCCGGTCTCGTCGTGGGCGGCGCGCTCATGGGGACGATGTTCCTGCTGCCGCTGTACTGGCAGACGGTCCGCGGCGACGGTGCCCTCGCCACCGCGTTGCTCCTCGCGCCCCAGGCCGTCGGGGCGTTCGTGCCGCGGTTCTTCGTCGGTGGGCTGGTGGACCGCTTCGGTCCGCGTCCGGTGGCCGTCTCGGCGCTCGCGCTGATGGCGGCCGCGACGGTGCCCTTCGCCTTCGTCACGGCCGGGACGAGCCCGGTCGTGCTCGCGCTCGTGCTGTTCGTGCGTGGGCTGGGCCTCGGCGCGGTGCTCGTCCCGATCCTGTCGTCGGCGTACACCGGGCTCTCGCGCGATCAGTTCCCGCACGCCTCGATGTTCACCCGGGGAGCGCAGCAGCTCGGCGGAGCGATCGGCGTCGCCGCGGTCGCGGTCGTGCTGCAGGCGGGGCTCGCCCACGGGCCCGCCGACGCCGCGTTGCACCCCGCGTTCTGGGTGATGGCGGTGGTCACCGCGCTCGGCGTCGTCCCCGCGCTCCGCTTGCCGGGACGGGCGGACCGGACCGGGTGA
- a CDS encoding sacsin N-terminal ATP-binding-like domain-containing protein: MAADPFGTAALRRATLTSWRDSPTRAAEDLAAERDLVTVGYRDRVAVELAQNAADAATAAGIPGELAVWSEPDGVHVANTGAPLSKAGVASLAALRVSPKSDGASVGRFGVGFAAVLTVTDHVEIRSADGGVAFSAERSRADAGSDEVAAMRLPYPVATPPRAGYATEVVLVGADPALLAEFADQAGDLLLDLPALVAITVGEERFAAPDLVTGRGPHARWVIGADARFLHAPTRTDEPLTLPVRVIADLPTTPDRRRLHPDADVALAARGYAAFVAAQPDPLPLLPPRRPPAGPVDALLREAVDDELRGHAWVPGPDGARLRPDRAAVLPGLTAELNALLCEALPLVPPAYSSAPDAARLVALGARELTAADLADAVPRDRDPAWYGELYAALDAARLPADDLGALPVPLADGRVVTGARGAAMVAGDAAALALVTWARIVHPAAAHPLLERAGARTLAAADLLGDPALREEVGRIDWQAGAGDEDVELTEAVLGLLGDGGTVGPTWLGALPVPGDDGALYPADELLAAAAPLREALGEDHPYGTVDPDFEARHPAAALRAIGVGWSFGVLREPLPTGPDASLDGADEWWAQLPAEPDELLAVRDLDLVEHWEPAYTLLADLPGVLDDPDGYTAWWLHTRTDLGGLRSPDDETFAGLLEPCTHPTAPALRAALLHAVRTDADAQVLADALADPERTPAPAVVIAAHRAIAGHRLAALPARVRGIDGAVLDADDAAVLDVPHARFTASGLVFGGLDVAAALADTLDLPLAGAEPVGIPGGGERFARGAHPGVTLAQALGELPDAVEVHVHDDLVVTAAGGERRVPYVVVDGVLHVQSGRW, encoded by the coding sequence ATGGCCGCCGATCCGTTCGGTACCGCCGCGCTCCGTCGCGCGACCCTCACCTCCTGGCGCGATTCGCCCACCCGCGCCGCCGAGGATCTGGCCGCCGAGCGCGACCTGGTCACCGTCGGCTACCGCGACCGCGTCGCCGTGGAGCTGGCGCAGAACGCCGCGGACGCCGCCACGGCCGCCGGGATCCCCGGCGAGCTGGCGGTGTGGTCCGAGCCCGACGGGGTGCACGTCGCCAACACCGGCGCGCCGCTGTCGAAGGCCGGGGTCGCCTCCCTCGCCGCGCTGCGCGTGTCCCCGAAGTCCGACGGTGCCTCCGTCGGCCGGTTCGGGGTCGGCTTCGCCGCCGTCCTGACGGTGACCGACCACGTCGAGATCCGCTCCGCCGACGGCGGTGTCGCCTTCTCCGCCGAGCGCTCCCGCGCGGACGCCGGGTCGGACGAGGTCGCCGCGATGCGCCTGCCCTACCCGGTCGCCACGCCGCCGCGCGCGGGCTACGCCACCGAGGTCGTGCTCGTCGGCGCCGATCCCGCGCTGCTCGCCGAGTTCGCCGACCAGGCCGGGGACCTCCTGCTGGATCTGCCCGCGCTCGTCGCGATCACCGTCGGCGAGGAGCGGTTCGCGGCGCCCGATCTCGTGACCGGGCGCGGGCCCCACGCGCGCTGGGTGATCGGCGCGGACGCGCGGTTCCTCCACGCGCCCACGCGCACCGACGAGCCGCTGACCCTGCCGGTGCGGGTCATCGCCGACCTGCCGACGACACCCGACCGGCGCCGCCTGCATCCCGACGCGGACGTCGCGCTCGCGGCCCGCGGGTACGCCGCGTTCGTCGCCGCACAGCCCGACCCCCTGCCGTTGCTGCCGCCGCGCCGGCCGCCCGCCGGCCCCGTCGACGCCCTGCTCCGCGAGGCGGTCGACGACGAGCTGCGCGGGCACGCCTGGGTTCCCGGGCCCGACGGTGCGCGGCTGCGCCCGGACCGTGCCGCGGTGCTGCCCGGGCTCACCGCCGAGCTGAATGCTCTGTTGTGCGAGGCGCTTCCGCTCGTGCCCCCGGCGTACTCCTCGGCGCCGGACGCGGCGCGCCTGGTCGCCCTCGGCGCCCGCGAGCTGACCGCGGCGGACCTCGCCGATGCGGTGCCCCGCGACCGCGACCCGGCCTGGTACGGCGAGCTGTACGCCGCGCTCGACGCCGCACGGCTCCCGGCCGACGACCTGGGCGCGCTGCCGGTGCCGCTCGCCGACGGACGGGTGGTGACCGGCGCGCGCGGCGCGGCAATGGTCGCGGGCGACGCCGCGGCGCTGGCACTGGTCACGTGGGCGCGGATCGTGCACCCCGCGGCCGCCCACCCGCTGCTGGAGCGCGCGGGCGCCCGCACGCTCGCCGCCGCCGACCTGCTCGGCGATCCCGCGCTGCGCGAGGAGGTGGGCCGCATCGACTGGCAGGCGGGCGCCGGCGACGAGGACGTCGAGCTCACCGAGGCCGTGCTGGGCCTGCTCGGCGACGGCGGCACCGTCGGGCCCACGTGGCTCGGCGCGCTGCCCGTCCCGGGCGACGACGGTGCGCTGTACCCCGCGGACGAACTCCTCGCCGCGGCCGCGCCGCTGCGCGAGGCGCTGGGGGAGGACCACCCGTACGGCACCGTCGACCCGGACTTCGAGGCGCGGCACCCGGCGGCGGCGCTGCGGGCGATCGGCGTCGGCTGGTCCTTCGGGGTGCTCCGCGAGCCGCTGCCGACCGGGCCCGACGCGAGCCTCGACGGCGCCGACGAGTGGTGGGCGCAGCTCCCCGCCGAACCCGACGAACTGCTCGCGGTGCGCGACCTGGACCTCGTCGAACACTGGGAGCCCGCGTACACCCTGCTCGCGGATCTGCCCGGCGTGCTGGACGATCCGGACGGCTACACCGCCTGGTGGCTGCACACCCGCACCGACCTGGGAGGCCTGCGGTCCCCGGACGACGAGACGTTCGCCGGGCTGCTCGAGCCCTGCACGCACCCCACCGCGCCGGCGCTGCGGGCCGCGCTGCTGCACGCCGTCCGCACCGACGCCGACGCGCAGGTGCTGGCCGACGCCCTCGCCGACCCCGAGCGCACGCCCGCGCCCGCCGTGGTGATCGCCGCGCACCGGGCGATCGCGGGGCACCGGCTCGCCGCACTGCCGGCCCGGGTCCGGGGGATCGACGGCGCGGTGCTCGACGCCGACGACGCCGCGGTGCTCGACGTGCCGCACGCCCGGTTCACGGCGTCGGGCCTGGTGTTCGGCGGGCTGGACGTCGCGGCGGCGCTCGCCGACACCCTGGACCTGCCGCTCGCGGGCGCCGAGCCCGTGGGGATCCCCGGCGGCGGAGAGCGGTTCGCGCGGGGCGCGCACCCGGGTGTCACGCTCGCCCAGGCGCTCGGCGAGCTGCCGGACGCCGTCGAGGTGCACGTCCACGACGACCTGGTCGTGACGGCCGCGGGCGGTGAGCGCCGGGTCCCGTACGTGGTCGTCGACGGTGTCCTGCACGTACAGTCGGGACGGTGGTGA
- a CDS encoding cold-shock protein translates to MPTGKVKWYDADKGFGFLSQEEGEDVYVRSSALPDGADGLKQGQRVEFSMAAGRRGPQALTVTVLEPAPSVSRGAAAGGQRGRRPAANRRPAEDLNVLIEDMIQLLDVGVQPELRKGRYPDRKASEQIAKVLREIARELDS, encoded by the coding sequence GTGCCTACCGGCAAGGTCAAGTGGTACGACGCGGACAAGGGCTTCGGCTTCCTCTCCCAGGAGGAGGGCGAGGACGTGTACGTCCGGTCGTCGGCGCTGCCCGACGGTGCCGACGGGCTCAAGCAGGGCCAGCGGGTCGAGTTCAGCATGGCCGCGGGGCGTCGCGGCCCCCAGGCGCTGACGGTGACCGTGCTCGAGCCCGCCCCGAGCGTCTCGCGCGGTGCCGCCGCGGGTGGCCAGCGCGGCCGCCGGCCGGCCGCGAACCGTCGGCCCGCTGAGGATCTGAACGTGCTGATCGAGGACATGATCCAGCTGCTCGACGTGGGCGTGCAGCCCGAGCTGCGCAAGGGCCGCTACCCGGACCGCAAGGCCTCCGAGCAGATCGCCAAGGTGCTGCGCGAGATCGCCCGCGAGCTCGACTCCTAG
- a CDS encoding DUF2771 family protein, translating into MSELIKPSPKLLLAGAVFAVAAAVLFAFTIVAGLEKRDEPKPRPTLQATVGDRMLNVAPMQFCTNVQASACDTAQRPVKLPVEFGQAVVISLPEYITERPWFLTVQRYDAKRGQAKLDTITHVDPAEATLVLKSTEDLWVAAVEINVPSQYQDASGNLIAQAVWGIDTTPKDFALVQKP; encoded by the coding sequence GTGTCTGAATTGATCAAGCCCAGCCCGAAGCTCCTCCTCGCCGGCGCGGTGTTCGCCGTCGCCGCGGCGGTGCTGTTCGCCTTCACCATCGTCGCCGGGCTCGAGAAGCGGGATGAGCCGAAGCCCCGCCCCACGCTGCAGGCGACCGTCGGGGACCGCATGCTGAACGTCGCGCCGATGCAGTTCTGCACCAACGTCCAGGCGTCGGCGTGCGACACCGCGCAGCGCCCCGTGAAGCTGCCCGTGGAGTTCGGCCAGGCTGTCGTCATCTCGCTGCCCGAGTACATCACCGAGCGCCCCTGGTTCCTGACGGTGCAGCGCTACGACGCGAAGCGCGGCCAGGCGAAGCTCGACACGATCACCCACGTCGATCCGGCCGAGGCGACACTGGTCCTCAAGTCGACTGAGGACCTGTGGGTCGCGGCCGTCGAGATCAACGTCCCGTCGCAGTACCAGGACGCGTCGGGCAACCTCATCGCGCAGGCCGTCTGGGGCATCGACACGACGCCCAAGGACTTCGCGCTGGTCCAGAAGCCGTGA
- a CDS encoding DUF3027 domain-containing protein, producing MSSALQSGAAVDLARAVLEADEGARVGAHVATVVEDEFAVAHYFEADLPAYRGWQWCAVIAATPGGELTVSETALLPGPGSLTAPEWVPWEERIRAGDLAPGDTLPPRENDARIEPGHALSGDPALDDVAGEIGVNLERVMSRFGRIDAAERWLAGDFGPESEMARSTRYHCGDCAFFLPLAGALGAAFGACGNEYSADGHVVHAHYGCGAHSSVTAPSGQGSPAYEPYDDGAVEKVPAEQA from the coding sequence GTGAGTTCCGCATTGCAGTCAGGCGCCGCGGTCGACCTCGCGCGCGCCGTACTGGAAGCCGACGAGGGCGCCCGGGTGGGCGCGCACGTCGCCACCGTGGTCGAGGACGAGTTCGCGGTGGCCCATTACTTCGAGGCCGACCTGCCCGCGTACCGCGGCTGGCAGTGGTGCGCCGTGATCGCCGCCACCCCCGGCGGTGAGCTCACGGTGTCCGAGACCGCGCTGCTGCCCGGCCCCGGGTCCCTCACCGCGCCCGAGTGGGTGCCGTGGGAGGAGCGCATCCGCGCCGGCGACCTCGCCCCGGGCGATACGCTGCCGCCCCGCGAGAACGACGCGCGCATCGAGCCCGGCCACGCCCTCTCCGGCGACCCGGCGCTCGACGACGTGGCCGGCGAGATCGGCGTGAACCTCGAGCGCGTGATGTCGCGGTTCGGCCGGATCGACGCCGCCGAGCGCTGGCTGGCCGGCGACTTCGGCCCCGAGTCCGAGATGGCCCGCTCCACCCGCTACCACTGCGGCGACTGCGCCTTCTTCCTGCCGCTGGCCGGCGCCCTGGGCGCGGCCTTCGGCGCCTGCGGCAACGAGTACTCGGCCGACGGCCACGTCGTGCACGCGCACTACGGCTGCGGCGCGCACTCGTCGGTCACGGCACCGTCGGGCCAGGGGAGCCCCGCGTACGAGCCCTACGACGACGGCGCCGTCGAGAAGGTCCCCGCCGAGCAGGCCTGA
- a CDS encoding DUF2530 domain-containing protein, giving the protein MNLQGNEPGNAVSAPELPRAATEPRPVVIAGTIAFAVALVVALLARETFGDAWVVCACGVGVGIFGATVLTLQRRAALRGDRGAQRGLV; this is encoded by the coding sequence ATGAACCTTCAAGGGAACGAGCCGGGAAACGCCGTCTCGGCGCCCGAACTGCCCCGCGCCGCGACGGAGCCCCGGCCCGTCGTCATCGCCGGGACCATCGCCTTCGCCGTGGCTCTCGTCGTCGCCCTGCTCGCGCGGGAGACGTTCGGCGACGCGTGGGTCGTGTGCGCCTGCGGCGTCGGCGTGGGGATCTTCGGCGCCACGGTCCTCACCCTGCAGCGGCGGGCGGCCCTGCGCGGCGATCGGGGAGCGCAGCGCGGCCTCGTATGA
- a CDS encoding TetR/AcrR family transcriptional regulator, which yields MDSNVEAPRTRRRGAALEAAILDAAWDQLTDGGYGDFTLEAVAARAGTSRSVLYRRWPGRVELLRAALAHRGDTLTAHPSDTGTLRGDAIALLRAMSDHRVELMILLQTRLGEFFAESGDSPADLRELMVGPRGGSMHDAVARAVERGEIDPARVTDRIVRLPADLVRHQMAMTLRPVPIEDITEIVDDCFLPLLAPREPRAGT from the coding sequence GTGGACTCAAACGTTGAGGCGCCCCGCACCCGCCGTCGGGGCGCCGCCCTGGAGGCGGCGATCCTGGACGCCGCGTGGGACCAGCTCACCGACGGGGGCTACGGCGACTTCACCCTCGAGGCGGTCGCCGCCCGCGCCGGGACGTCACGCTCGGTGCTGTACCGCCGGTGGCCGGGCCGGGTCGAACTCCTGCGGGCCGCGCTGGCGCACCGCGGCGACACCCTCACCGCCCACCCGTCGGACACCGGCACCCTGCGCGGCGACGCGATCGCGCTCCTGCGCGCCATGTCGGACCACCGCGTCGAGCTGATGATCCTGCTGCAGACCCGGCTCGGCGAGTTCTTCGCCGAATCCGGGGACTCGCCCGCCGACCTTCGAGAACTCATGGTCGGGCCGCGCGGCGGATCGATGCACGACGCCGTCGCCCGGGCCGTCGAGCGCGGCGAGATCGACCCGGCGCGGGTCACAGACCGGATCGTGCGACTGCCCGCAGACCTGGTCCGCCACCAGATGGCGATGACCCTGCGGCCGGTGCCGATCGAGGACATCACCGAGATCGTCGACGACTGCTTCCTGCCGCTGCTGGCACCCCGGGAGCCCCGAGCGGGGACCTAG
- a CDS encoding phosphatase PAP2 family protein, with product MVTDGDAWPNPVDQGALDWMLSIRGDALTVVMRVITTVGNTASMWAIGIAGFLYLLLRRGDRAWALYCGLTQLFGLGLMVVLKEVFGRERPPIPPRLVVISSESFPSGHALNSMVVLGTFGVAAYALTGRRWPLVAALAGSLAIGLSRVYLAAHWMLDVLAGWVIGAVVVAAGLLVLRLIRGRAALPDRRAGPPAAAG from the coding sequence GTGGTGACCGACGGCGACGCATGGCCCAATCCCGTCGATCAGGGCGCGCTCGACTGGATGCTCTCGATCCGCGGTGACGCGCTGACCGTGGTGATGCGGGTGATCACGACCGTGGGGAACACCGCGTCGATGTGGGCGATCGGCATCGCGGGCTTCCTGTACCTACTTCTACGCCGCGGGGATCGGGCATGGGCGCTGTACTGCGGCCTGACCCAGTTGTTCGGGCTCGGGCTGATGGTCGTGCTCAAGGAAGTCTTCGGGCGCGAGCGGCCGCCGATACCGCCCCGGCTCGTGGTGATCTCCTCGGAGAGCTTCCCGTCCGGGCACGCGCTGAACTCGATGGTGGTCCTCGGGACCTTCGGCGTGGCCGCCTACGCCCTGACGGGCCGAAGGTGGCCCCTCGTGGCGGCGCTGGCCGGATCGCTCGCGATCGGCCTGAGCCGGGTGTACCTGGCGGCGCACTGGATGCTCGACGTGCTGGCGGGCTGGGTCATCGGGGCGGTCGTGGTCGCGGCGGGGCTGCTGGTGCTGCGGCTCATACGAGGCCGCGCTGCGCTCCCCGATCGCCGCGCAGGGCCGCCCGCCGCTGCAGGGTGA
- a CDS encoding MFS transporter, translating to MVRVSGHPGQQQYPPDEPRRRPGPTPRARVPSNAGQRDGGDHGAGRGPERPQYTSNHHLPPLEDTPSAADRRAAEEEQRRMPRKITVTRVAAMRSREITEAGIAKWHQATKADGADKSGLTALTYPVILNNAVDAAMMVALANTLFFAAAQAESKSKVALYLLVNIAPFAIIAPFMGPLLDRIQHGRRVALAASFGIRVALAVLLITNCEYDPIANTVNFDPWVLYPCALAMMVMSKSFSVLKSAVVPRVLPPSIDLARVNSRLTLFGLVVGSGVGGAIASGAEFGLSRMLHIPGGMYALMVFAVLGAVLCMRIPKRVESTAGEVPTTLSYTGAMARDAERQADRGQDAESGRAKLGAAFKNLRVPLGRSVVTGLWGNTTIRVLTGFLTLYIAFYSKAQQAAGGSATESLLMIGAVGAAAGIGNFIGNGIGARLQLPRPARIVVQATVAATVGAIVAAVFGNLVVVAAVTFIASGVSALGKVSLDASIQDDLPDESRASAFGRSETALQLGWVGGAALGVLLPPTLWIGFATVAAIMVVGTVQTVLTYRGGSLVPNFGGKRPEHVPPTMNGV from the coding sequence ATGGTCCGTGTGAGCGGTCATCCGGGGCAGCAGCAGTATCCCCCCGACGAGCCCCGGCGCCGTCCGGGGCCGACGCCGCGTGCCCGAGTCCCGTCGAACGCGGGGCAGCGCGACGGCGGGGACCACGGAGCAGGACGCGGCCCGGAGCGCCCGCAGTACACCTCGAACCACCACCTCCCCCCGCTCGAGGACACCCCGTCCGCCGCCGATCGGCGCGCGGCCGAGGAGGAGCAGCGGCGGATGCCGCGCAAGATCACCGTCACCCGGGTGGCGGCCATGCGCAGCCGCGAGATCACCGAGGCCGGGATCGCCAAGTGGCATCAGGCCACCAAGGCCGACGGGGCCGACAAGTCGGGCCTGACCGCGCTCACCTATCCGGTGATCCTCAACAACGCGGTCGACGCCGCGATGATGGTCGCCCTGGCCAACACGCTCTTCTTCGCGGCGGCGCAGGCCGAGTCCAAGTCGAAGGTCGCGCTGTACCTGCTGGTGAACATCGCTCCCTTCGCGATCATCGCGCCGTTCATGGGGCCGCTGCTGGACCGCATCCAGCACGGGCGCCGCGTCGCGCTGGCCGCGTCCTTCGGGATCCGCGTCGCGTTGGCGGTGCTGCTCATCACGAACTGCGAGTACGACCCGATCGCGAACACGGTGAACTTCGACCCGTGGGTGCTCTATCCGTGCGCGCTCGCGATGATGGTGATGAGTAAATCGTTCTCGGTGCTCAAATCCGCGGTGGTCCCGCGGGTGCTGCCCCCGTCGATCGATCTGGCCCGCGTGAACTCGCGACTCACCCTGTTCGGTCTGGTCGTCGGCTCGGGTGTGGGCGGCGCGATCGCCTCCGGCGCGGAGTTCGGGCTCAGCCGGATGCTGCACATCCCGGGCGGCATGTACGCACTCATGGTCTTCGCGGTGCTCGGCGCCGTGCTGTGCATGCGCATCCCGAAGCGGGTGGAGAGCACGGCGGGCGAGGTGCCGACCACCCTCTCCTACACCGGCGCGATGGCCCGCGACGCGGAGCGGCAGGCGGACCGCGGGCAGGACGCCGAGAGCGGCCGCGCGAAGCTCGGCGCGGCGTTCAAGAACCTGCGGGTGCCGCTCGGCCGCAGCGTGGTCACCGGCCTGTGGGGCAACACCACGATCCGCGTACTCACCGGCTTCCTCACCCTGTACATCGCCTTCTACAGCAAAGCCCAGCAGGCGGCGGGCGGCTCCGCCACCGAGTCCCTGTTGATGATCGGCGCCGTCGGCGCGGCCGCCGGCATCGGCAACTTCATCGGCAACGGCATCGGCGCGCGGCTGCAGCTGCCGCGGCCCGCGCGCATCGTCGTGCAGGCGACGGTCGCGGCCACCGTCGGCGCGATCGTCGCGGCGGTCTTCGGCAACCTCGTCGTGGTCGCGGCCGTGACCTTCATCGCGTCCGGGGTGTCGGCGCTCGGCAAGGTCTCGCTCGACGCGTCCATCCAGGACGACCTGCCCGACGAGTCCCGCGCCTCCGCCTTCGGCCGGTCCGAGACGGCGCTGCAGCTCGGCTGGGTCGGCGGCGCCGCACTCGGCGTGCTGCTGCCGCCCACGCTGTGGATCGGCTTCGCGACCGTCGCCGCGATCATGGTCGTCGGCACCGTGCAGACGGTGCTCACCTACCGCGGCGGCTCGCTCGTCCCGAACTTCGGCGGCAAGCGGCCGGAACACGTCCCACCCACGATGAACGGTGTCTGA
- a CDS encoding MarR family winged helix-turn-helix transcriptional regulator, translating into MTDNDDRLAGDLALATVRFARHLRGRRRDSLVSLTQLSALNALANDGPLTPGQLAARERVQPPSMTRVIASLADLGLVRRAPHPTDGRQVIVSLSDEGEQIITGEAAAREAWLRGKLDELSPEQRATLGDAVGILNGLIAAEEKQS; encoded by the coding sequence GTGACTGACAATGACGATCGGTTGGCGGGAGATCTCGCTCTCGCCACCGTGCGGTTCGCCCGCCACCTTCGCGGCCGGCGTCGCGATTCGCTCGTCTCTTTGACGCAGCTCTCCGCGCTCAACGCGCTCGCGAACGACGGACCCCTCACTCCGGGGCAACTCGCGGCGCGCGAACGCGTGCAGCCGCCGTCGATGACCCGGGTCATCGCGTCCCTCGCCGACCTGGGGCTGGTCCGGCGCGCCCCGCACCCCACCGACGGCCGTCAGGTGATCGTCAGCCTCTCCGACGAGGGCGAACAGATCATCACGGGCGAGGCCGCGGCCCGCGAGGCGTGGCTGCGCGGCAAGCTCGACGAGCTCTCTCCCGAGCAGCGCGCGACCCTCGGCGACGCGGTGGGAATTCTCAACGGCCTCATCGCCGCCGAAGAGAAGCAAAGCTGA
- a CDS encoding GNAT family N-acetyltransferase translates to MIEIRTATEADWPEMYAQDVHAFGSPFEAEAAPLIRRTLDLDRFVVARDTTDGALVGVAGSFALTLTVPGGAQLDAPGVTWVSVAPSHRRLGVLRTMMDELHSRYRAAGNAVAILTASEGTIYERFGYGVATHIDEVTIARRTARLRAPLPGPLRTRITEASAARGAVEDLYRRWHAATPGSASAEQFWELFHADPEWARWGGSARRLLLHPDGYVTYRVDEKDRAQLDDVKALTDEAAADLWQTVLGLDTFDEVTVDLPPDHPLREMLVDPRSVKVTARTDRLWLAFLDVPAALVARTYESDGDVVLGVDGTAYRLTVRGGVARCRATEEAPSVALTGPTLAGLYLGAVTPDTMARAGRITGDVGALSVFLTGRQPELGTSF, encoded by the coding sequence GTGATCGAGATCCGTACCGCCACCGAAGCCGACTGGCCCGAGATGTACGCACAGGACGTGCACGCCTTCGGCTCCCCCTTCGAAGCCGAAGCCGCACCGCTCATCCGGCGCACCCTGGACCTGGACCGGTTCGTCGTGGCCCGCGACACCACCGACGGCGCGCTCGTCGGCGTGGCGGGATCCTTCGCCCTCACACTGACGGTGCCCGGCGGCGCGCAGCTCGATGCGCCCGGCGTCACCTGGGTCTCGGTGGCGCCCAGCCACCGTCGCCTCGGCGTACTGCGGACGATGATGGACGAGTTGCACTCCCGCTACCGGGCCGCCGGCAACGCCGTCGCGATCCTCACCGCCAGCGAGGGCACCATCTACGAGCGCTTCGGCTACGGCGTCGCCACCCACATCGACGAGGTGACCATCGCCCGCCGCACGGCGCGCCTGCGCGCCCCGCTGCCCGGCCCGTTGCGGACCCGCATCACCGAGGCCTCGGCCGCGCGCGGGGCCGTCGAGGACCTCTACCGCCGGTGGCACGCCGCCACACCGGGATCCGCCTCGGCGGAGCAGTTCTGGGAGCTCTTCCACGCCGACCCCGAATGGGCGCGGTGGGGCGGTTCCGCGCGCCGGCTCCTGCTGCATCCGGACGGTTACGTGACCTACCGGGTGGACGAGAAGGACAGGGCCCAGCTCGACGACGTCAAGGCCCTCACCGACGAGGCCGCCGCCGACCTGTGGCAGACGGTGCTCGGCCTGGACACGTTCGACGAGGTGACCGTCGACCTGCCGCCGGACCACCCGCTGCGGGAGATGCTGGTCGATCCCCGCTCGGTGAAGGTCACGGCCCGCACGGACCGGCTGTGGCTGGCGTTCCTCGACGTGCCCGCCGCGCTCGTGGCCCGGACGTACGAGAGCGACGGCGACGTCGTGCTCGGCGTCGACGGCACCGCGTACCGGCTCACCGTGCGCGGGGGCGTCGCGCGGTGCCGGGCGACGGAGGAGGCACCGTCGGTCGCGCTGACCGGGCCGACGCTGGCCGGGCTGTACCTCGGCGCTGTGACGCCGGACACGATGGCGCGCGCCGGCCGGATCACGGGCGATGTCGGCGCACTGTCGGTTTTCCTCACGGGTCGGCAGCCGGAACTCGGGACGTCGTTCTGA